GCAGCTTTTCCAGCAGTGCGCGCGACAGGCCGGTGCGCTCCCGGATCAGCACGATGATGTCGGCATCCTTCAGCCGTACGGACAACTGCCCGATGCCCTTGACCGTGTTGGTGTAGACCTTGGCATGCAGGGCATCAAGCTTGCTGGCGCAGGCAAGCTTGCGCACAGCGTCCTGATAGTCGTCCAGAATCACAATATTCATGCGCGCAATTGTGCACTGCCGCGCGGCGAAATTACAGCCCCATGCAGCATATTGCAAAGGGCAGCAACTGCTTACATCTGGATGCAAGGAGGATCGGCTGCTCGTGTGTCTACAACGTCGTCAGGGACGGGGAGGTGCGCTGTCCCCGTCCGGATGGCGGGGGTCAGCCCGCATGCAGGTAGCGTTCTTCCTGGGCGACCAGCCGTTCAAGTTCGCCACACACCTCGGAAAAAGTGCCGGAAAGCACCAGCCTGCCCGAGGGGCGGGAGCGGTTGGGCAGCCGCCGCGGAGCGGGCGTCAGGGCCGTTGCGGAAAATGCGCGAAAAAAAAGGAAATGCCCCGGTGCGGCCGCCGCCGGCAGGGCGGGCGGTGCGGAAGCGGCGGGTGCTGTGGCGGCATGCAGGATTGCAACTGGCCTGTCCGCAGCCTTTTCCGGTTTGAATGCCTGTTCCGCGTCGCACAGCACGGCCATCGGGCGAAAGCCGATGAGCTCGCCACGCGCACGGCCCGAGAGCGGGACAAGGACCGGACGGACGGGGCCAAGCAGATTGCGCAAAATGGGCAGGGAAGTGTGGCTCATGAAAGTCTCCTATGTACACAAGGTGTTGCACAGGCAGGATTCAGCAGGGACAGCACACCCCAGGGGTTGCCGCTGGACCAGCCAGTCCGGCAACGCCCGCCACCCTGTGGGGCTGTACGAAAAGGGAGAATGCGTGCGCTACATCAGCACGCTGTTGCGGATCAGGCCGACGGCCAGCCCCTCGATGGCGAAGGGCTCACCCGGCTGTACCACGATGGTGGGGTAGTCGGGGTTTTCGGGGTGCAGCTCGATATGGTTCGGCAGGCGCTGGTAGCGCTTGACGGTGACTTCATCGCCCACGCGTGCCACGACGATCTGGCCGTTGCGCACGTTCTGCGTGCTTTGCACGGCGAGCAGGTCGCCATCGAGAATGCCGACATCGCGCATGGACATGCCGCGCACCTTGAGCAGATAGTCTGGCTTGCTGGCGAACAGCGAGGGAGCGACGTGGTAGACCGTATCGACATGCTCTTCGGCCAGCACCGGCGAGCCGGCGGCCACGCGGCCGATGAGCGGCAGAGCGAGCTGGGCAAAGGCCTCGAGCGTGCTCTGGTGGGCAGGGTGCACCGGCTGGCGCAGGCGAATGCCGCGCGAGGTGCCACTGACAAGTTCGATCACGCCCTTGCGCGCCAGCGCCTGCAGGTGTTCTTCGGCAGCGTTGGCGGAGCGGAAGCCGAGCTCTGCGGCAATTTCGGCACGGGTAGGCGGAGCGCCCGTCTGGGCGATGGCCTGCTGGATCAGTTCCAGGATCTGTTGCTGGCGTGCGGTGAGTTTGACGGGTGGGTTCATGGTCTACACTGCCGAAATCGGGTTGGAAGAAGGCTGAATGTGCATCCATACTGTGTGCGCATCCAGTTACTGTATTTTTAACCAGTTTTTCCGGTTTTGCAAGCAAGGGCGCGGCAGGTATGAAAAAAATCGTGGTTTTGGCGACAGGGGGCACCATTGCCGGAGCATCGGCCAGTGCGGCGGATGGCGTTGCGTATCGGGCGGGCGAAGTGCCGGTTGGGGCACTGCTTGAACAGGTGCCGGGTTTGCAGCAACTGCTGGGTGACTGTGCGCTGGCCGCAGAGCAGGTGGCCCAGGTCAACAGCA
The DNA window shown above is from Brachymonas denitrificans and carries:
- the lexA gene encoding transcriptional repressor LexA, whose product is MNPPVKLTARQQQILELIQQAIAQTGAPPTRAEIAAELGFRSANAAEEHLQALARKGVIELVSGTSRGIRLRQPVHPAHQSTLEAFAQLALPLIGRVAAGSPVLAEEHVDTVYHVAPSLFASKPDYLLKVRGMSMRDVGILDGDLLAVQSTQNVRNGQIVVARVGDEVTVKRYQRLPNHIELHPENPDYPTIVVQPGEPFAIEGLAVGLIRNSVLM